In the genome of Aureimonas sp. OT7, one region contains:
- a CDS encoding ATP-dependent helicase, with protein MAVLSRRVRPDDWKPVGVDALEANALKVVRSTDNRSVIAGPGAGKTELLAQRAAYLLQTGSASPPRRVLAISFKRDAATNLAARVRQRCHRNHAGRFDSMTFDAFAKGLIDRLGQALPDRWRPRPDYEIIFPNDRDYRDFLYQQAGTPPASVGSYADLQAIAVKTFERRYLVGSPLPLDGWANPSPGQWAAERFWQMSLHEGKKSILSFPMIGRLAELLLRVNPMARDALRLTYSHLFMDEFQDTTQIQYDLVRTIFHGTNTIITAVGDNKQQIMRWAMAMDDPFTAFDADFAGKRTPLYNNYRSSPELVRIQHVLAQALDARAVAPISKTAGTISGDSCAIWDFSTPEIEAERMAAFVTAEMKTHNLGPRDFVLLVRQKAPEYAAVLEPAFDAAGIPLRNEAGTVGAVMLQELLAEEASEMAIAILRLAMTKRAGRYWTECQEALAALQSITPDDAAAQSRLVRELDAYTINLSKAHSAPPKSKAAARTIIDDVLAFVGRDRLIAVHPAYGQGGWLEKVLDAAAVHLSRSSASSGDWSTALDAYEGVHAIPLMTIHKSKGLEYHSVIFIGLDDGAWWSFANDQIEATAGFFVAFTRAKQRVVFTYCARRGARSKIATLYGLLEKAGVRTFSMT; from the coding sequence ATGGCGGTGCTCTCGCGGCGGGTTCGACCGGATGATTGGAAGCCCGTGGGGGTGGACGCACTCGAAGCGAATGCGCTGAAGGTTGTGCGTTCGACAGACAACCGATCCGTTATCGCTGGCCCTGGCGCGGGCAAAACGGAGCTGTTGGCACAACGCGCCGCCTATCTTCTGCAAACAGGTAGCGCATCTCCACCCAGGCGCGTTCTGGCCATTAGCTTCAAGCGAGACGCTGCCACGAACCTCGCCGCCCGTGTCCGGCAGCGCTGCCATCGCAATCATGCGGGGCGCTTTGACTCCATGACGTTCGACGCCTTTGCCAAGGGGTTGATCGACCGTCTAGGACAGGCGCTTCCCGATCGCTGGCGACCACGTCCCGATTACGAAATTATATTTCCCAACGATCGGGACTATCGCGACTTCCTGTATCAGCAAGCTGGCACGCCTCCAGCGTCAGTAGGCAGCTATGCCGACCTTCAGGCGATCGCGGTGAAAACGTTCGAGCGCCGTTATCTGGTTGGATCGCCATTACCCTTGGACGGCTGGGCGAATCCATCCCCCGGCCAATGGGCCGCTGAGCGATTTTGGCAAATGTCGCTCCATGAGGGAAAGAAGAGTATTCTATCCTTCCCCATGATCGGCCGGCTCGCCGAACTCCTGTTGCGGGTCAATCCAATGGCCCGCGATGCGCTCCGTCTTACCTATTCGCATCTGTTCATGGATGAGTTTCAGGATACGACACAGATTCAATACGATCTTGTCCGCACGATCTTTCACGGAACGAATACGATTATAACGGCCGTCGGCGACAATAAGCAGCAGATCATGCGCTGGGCTATGGCGATGGACGATCCATTCACCGCCTTTGATGCCGACTTCGCTGGCAAGCGAACACCGCTCTATAACAATTATCGCTCTTCGCCAGAACTGGTGCGCATCCAGCATGTCCTTGCACAGGCTCTGGACGCTCGCGCTGTAGCGCCAATCTCAAAGACCGCAGGCACAATCTCGGGCGATAGTTGCGCGATCTGGGATTTCTCGACACCGGAGATCGAGGCGGAGCGCATGGCTGCGTTCGTTACCGCCGAGATGAAAACGCACAACCTCGGTCCGCGTGATTTCGTTTTGCTGGTTCGGCAGAAGGCTCCCGAGTATGCGGCCGTCCTTGAGCCGGCCTTTGATGCCGCTGGCATCCCCCTGCGCAACGAGGCCGGAACCGTTGGGGCGGTCATGCTGCAAGAACTCCTGGCGGAAGAAGCCTCTGAAATGGCGATCGCCATTTTGCGCCTCGCCATGACCAAGCGCGCCGGTCGGTATTGGACGGAATGCCAAGAGGCGCTTGCGGCCCTGCAAAGCATCACACCTGATGACGCGGCTGCGCAGTCCAGACTTGTCCGGGAGTTGGACGCCTACACAATCAATCTTTCCAAGGCGCATTCTGCTCCGCCAAAGTCGAAGGCGGCGGCGCGCACGATCATTGACGACGTTTTGGCATTCGTCGGTCGAGATCGGTTGATTGCAGTTCATCCCGCTTATGGTCAGGGAGGCTGGCTGGAAAAGGTGCTGGATGCCGCCGCCGTCCATCTATCCAGATCGTCAGCCAGCAGCGGCGACTGGTCAACGGCGCTCGACGCCTATGAGGGTGTCCACGCAATACCGCTCATGACGATCCATAAGAGCAAAGGGCTGGAATACCACAGCGTCATTTTCATCGGTCTTGACGATGGCGCGTGGTGGAGTTTTGCCAACGATCAGATCGAGGCCACGGCTGGCTTCTTCGTCGCTTTCACTCGCGCGAAGCAACGGGTTGTCTTTACCTACTGCGCTCGCAGAGGCGCACGAAGCAAGATTGCGACGCTGTACGGCTTGCTGGAAAAGGCAGGAGTTCGAACATTCTCGATGACTTGA
- a CDS encoding amino acid ABC transporter ATP-binding protein, producing the protein MSLQSAPLIQIRDIHKSFGRIEVLKGISLDVTKGEAVCIIGPSGSGKSTILRCINGLTTIDSGEIRVGDHHVERLHSERAMRPLRRQVAMVFQQYNLFPHKTALENVMMAPIQVLGHDREEVRARALANLAKVRLSGKEDHYPGELSGGQQQRVAIARALAMQPEIILFDEVTAALDPETVKDVLTAIRDLVEDGLTCILVTHEMRFAREVADRVCFTDRGLIVESAPPAELFDSPKEERTREFLAQIL; encoded by the coding sequence ATGAGCCTGCAGTCGGCGCCCCTCATCCAGATCCGCGATATTCACAAGTCGTTCGGCAGGATCGAGGTTCTCAAAGGTATCTCGCTCGACGTGACGAAGGGGGAGGCGGTCTGCATCATCGGGCCGTCCGGCTCGGGCAAGTCGACGATCCTGCGTTGCATAAACGGGCTGACGACGATCGACAGCGGCGAGATCCGCGTCGGCGACCATCACGTCGAGCGGTTGCACAGCGAACGCGCGATGCGGCCTCTTCGGCGGCAGGTTGCCATGGTGTTCCAGCAGTACAACCTCTTCCCGCACAAGACAGCGCTCGAGAACGTCATGATGGCGCCGATCCAGGTGCTTGGCCACGACCGCGAGGAAGTCCGTGCCCGGGCGCTTGCCAACCTTGCCAAGGTGCGCCTCTCGGGTAAGGAGGACCACTATCCGGGCGAGTTGTCGGGCGGGCAGCAGCAGCGCGTCGCAATCGCGCGGGCGCTGGCCATGCAGCCTGAAATCATCCTCTTCGACGAGGTGACTGCGGCCCTCGACCCTGAAACGGTCAAGGACGTCCTGACCGCGATCCGGGATCTGGTCGAAGACGGCCTGACCTGCATTCTCGTCACCCACGAAATGCGCTTTGCCCGCGAGGTCGCCGACAGGGTCTGCTTCACCGACAGGGGGCTGATCGTCGAGAGCGCACCGCCGGCGGAGCTGTTCGACAGCCCGAAAGAAGAACGGACGCGCGAGTTTCTCGCGCAGATCCTATGA
- a CDS encoding AAA family ATPase, whose protein sequence is MRIESVTLSGFRCFGPDPITVPISSEITAVVGPNAAGKTALLHALSKLFGVSRAQRTVLRSDFHLGADDDPEDREPKDMFIDVLIGLPELADGTATPETIAPSFRHMQIARAGDDPVCRLRLEARWEDDGTIEGEVSQDLFWVDTLDDDPVEDKCHPVSAADRGLIQLYYTPASRDAAAQIKATTGALAARLLRAIEWSSETEEAVEKASENLATAFEEESAIAAIGKALQTRWSGLHDEVVDTKPRLSLVSRRFEEVINKIAVIFEQGPDGQERGLDALSDGQQSLFYFALAAAVFDLERQVVAGTVEGFRDDTLRIPALTLFALEEPENHLSPYFLARIIRQVRSLTDAGGAQAIVTSHSPAVLSRVDPREVRYCRCDPKTRVSTVKKIKMPTGSDETAKFVRGAMLAYPELYFARFVLLVEGDSERIVLPRLAEALDLLIDPAFAAIVPLGGRHVQHFWRLLKHLGIPHATLLDLDLGREGGGFGRVKTAIENLIEFGAPKAALLKIDGGMLSDESFEKMHTWQDEEDRKILNGWVNCLKPHGVYFSAPLDLDLAMLEAFPDAYKAIVPKGGGPKMAADKAAEVVLGTTGPGTTIYTGPFKDYPTLLPAYRYHFLTNSKPATHLAALTHIKKKDLAAKMPSVLAELLKHISKSLRRD, encoded by the coding sequence GTGCGTATAGAATCTGTAACCCTGTCCGGCTTCCGCTGCTTCGGTCCAGATCCGATTACGGTACCGATCTCATCGGAGATCACGGCTGTCGTCGGCCCGAACGCGGCAGGCAAGACGGCTTTGCTTCATGCCTTATCGAAACTGTTCGGTGTGTCACGTGCGCAGCGCACCGTTCTGCGATCCGATTTTCATCTTGGCGCAGATGACGATCCCGAGGATCGTGAACCAAAGGATATGTTCATCGACGTGCTGATCGGTTTGCCTGAACTGGCCGACGGTACTGCGACGCCGGAGACCATCGCGCCGTCGTTCCGGCACATGCAGATTGCGAGAGCCGGTGATGATCCGGTTTGTCGGCTGCGTCTCGAAGCGCGATGGGAGGATGACGGGACCATCGAGGGCGAAGTTTCCCAAGATCTATTTTGGGTCGATACCCTCGACGACGATCCGGTCGAAGACAAGTGCCACCCGGTCTCGGCAGCGGATCGGGGCCTGATCCAGCTTTATTATACGCCCGCCAGCAGGGATGCGGCTGCCCAGATCAAGGCTACGACAGGCGCGCTCGCCGCTCGTCTGCTCCGGGCTATCGAATGGTCATCCGAAACCGAGGAGGCGGTGGAGAAGGCTTCCGAGAATCTGGCGACTGCGTTCGAGGAGGAATCGGCTATCGCCGCGATCGGCAAAGCCCTGCAAACGCGCTGGTCGGGCCTTCACGACGAAGTTGTCGATACCAAGCCGCGCCTCAGCCTGGTCAGTCGCCGGTTTGAAGAGGTGATCAACAAGATCGCCGTGATCTTCGAGCAGGGACCGGACGGCCAGGAGCGCGGCCTCGATGCCCTGAGCGATGGGCAACAATCGCTGTTTTATTTTGCGTTGGCCGCAGCCGTTTTCGACCTGGAGCGCCAGGTCGTCGCCGGAACGGTCGAGGGCTTCCGTGATGACACCCTACGGATTCCCGCGCTCACGCTCTTCGCGTTGGAAGAGCCAGAAAATCATCTTTCGCCTTACTTCCTCGCACGTATCATTCGCCAAGTCCGCTCCTTGACCGATGCCGGTGGTGCGCAGGCCATCGTTACCAGTCATTCGCCGGCGGTGTTAAGCCGCGTCGATCCGCGTGAAGTCCGTTATTGCCGCTGTGATCCGAAGACGCGCGTTTCGACGGTCAAAAAGATCAAGATGCCGACAGGCTCTGATGAGACGGCCAAGTTCGTCCGCGGCGCGATGCTGGCCTATCCTGAACTCTATTTCGCCCGGTTCGTGCTGCTGGTGGAAGGCGATTCCGAACGGATCGTCCTGCCTCGACTGGCCGAAGCGCTCGATCTCCTCATTGACCCCGCATTCGCCGCCATCGTGCCGTTGGGCGGACGGCATGTGCAGCATTTCTGGCGGCTGCTGAAGCATCTGGGTATTCCGCACGCTACGCTTCTAGATCTCGATCTGGGTCGCGAAGGCGGCGGCTTTGGGCGGGTCAAGACCGCGATCGAGAACCTCATCGAATTCGGCGCACCAAAAGCCGCTCTCCTGAAGATCGATGGCGGCATGTTGTCCGACGAAAGTTTCGAGAAGATGCACACCTGGCAAGACGAGGAAGATCGCAAGATTCTGAACGGATGGGTCAATTGCCTAAAGCCGCACGGTGTCTATTTCTCGGCGCCGCTCGACCTCGACCTCGCCATGCTCGAAGCGTTCCCTGATGCATATAAGGCGATCGTTCCCAAAGGCGGAGGACCGAAGATGGCGGCCGATAAGGCGGCAGAGGTCGTGCTCGGGACGACGGGGCCAGGGACCACGATCTATACCGGCCCGTTCAAAGATTACCCGACGCTGCTTCCCGCCTATCGCTATCATTTCCTCACCAACAGCAAACCTGCGACGCACCTCGCTGCCTTGACGCACATCAAGAAAAAGGACTTGGCCGCGAAAATGCCGTCGGTTCTGGCCGAGCTTCTGAAGCACATCTCCAAATCGTTGCGGCGGGATTAG
- a CDS encoding helix-turn-helix domain-containing protein: MAGTNTVAIDPPGVFIKLELEVRGWSQRDLAFILGQTEQQLNPLLSGKRAITPDMARLLGDAFDASPQFFLNLQGQYDLQNAKEPDPAVKTRAELQTLYPVRDMIRRGWIQDGESSLLQLQMDRFFEVANDQGPNAIAFAAKRTHYDETPPHQLAWVFRVRQLANNISVRAFSPDKLRDALPKLRALMVDPEAVGTVPALLAECGVRFVVVEALPNAKIDGVCTWLDDQSPVIGMSTLYDRLDNFWFVLRHEIEHVLEGHGKRSIGMVDHLSGDNSSDEKNDSDEERVANMAAADFCVPNQKMDSFYARKHPYFSERDVIGFASLMGVHPGIVVGQLQKRMKRYDYLRKYQVPVRRYVVNSAVTDGWGHVAEAHL, from the coding sequence ATGGCCGGCACCAATACCGTCGCAATCGATCCCCCCGGCGTATTTATCAAGCTTGAGCTGGAGGTTCGTGGCTGGTCGCAGCGCGATCTTGCTTTCATTCTTGGGCAGACCGAACAGCAGTTGAATCCGTTGCTGTCAGGAAAGCGGGCTATCACCCCTGATATGGCGCGGCTGCTTGGCGACGCCTTCGATGCATCTCCTCAGTTCTTTCTGAACCTCCAAGGTCAGTATGATTTACAGAATGCGAAGGAACCCGATCCGGCCGTAAAAACTAGGGCAGAACTCCAAACCCTGTATCCTGTACGCGACATGATCCGCCGAGGTTGGATTCAGGATGGTGAATCTTCATTGCTTCAGCTTCAGATGGACAGATTTTTCGAAGTCGCCAACGATCAGGGGCCGAATGCGATCGCCTTTGCTGCCAAAAGGACGCATTACGACGAAACTCCGCCGCATCAGTTGGCTTGGGTATTTCGGGTTCGGCAGCTTGCGAACAATATTTCGGTGCGCGCGTTTTCGCCCGACAAACTTCGTGACGCGCTCCCAAAGCTGCGGGCTTTAATGGTTGATCCTGAAGCCGTCGGAACTGTGCCGGCTTTGCTTGCGGAATGCGGCGTAAGGTTTGTCGTTGTGGAGGCTCTGCCCAACGCGAAGATCGACGGTGTGTGTACTTGGCTTGACGACCAATCTCCAGTGATCGGGATGTCAACTCTGTATGATCGCCTTGATAATTTCTGGTTTGTTTTGCGGCACGAAATTGAACATGTCCTTGAGGGACACGGAAAACGCTCAATTGGCATGGTCGATCATCTCTCGGGAGATAATTCGTCTGATGAGAAGAATGACAGTGATGAAGAGCGCGTCGCAAATATGGCTGCTGCTGATTTCTGCGTTCCGAATCAGAAGATGGATTCCTTCTATGCTCGCAAGCATCCGTATTTCTCGGAACGGGATGTGATCGGATTTGCGTCGCTGATGGGCGTCCACCCAGGGATTGTGGTCGGACAGCTTCAGAAGCGGATGAAGAGGTATGATTACCTCCGTAAATATCAGGTGCCGGTGAGGCGTTATGTAGTGAATTCTGCTGTAACCGATGGCTGGGGCCATGTTGCCGAAGCGCATCTCTAG
- the solA gene encoding N-methyl-L-tryptophan oxidase: MDNHDVAVIGLGAMGSAVLYQLSKAGVDVVGIDRFAPPHAQGSSHGDTRITRMAVGEGEDYVPFVLRSHAIWKELEAATGKPLLTECGALIVAPGDLKSSHHGKPDFLARTFVAAERFAIPHERLEASQIRARFPHLSGITDDAVAYFEPGGGFVRPELCIETQLVEARRHGAHLKTDTTVLAIEAIDGGVRIETDGCTIRARRVVVCAGAWSAELLGAPFDALLSVNRQVLHWFELERREDASEPVIIWMHGDGDSDYFYGFPPLPGEGAQKFATETYRETTTADAIDRQVLPAESAEFFRTHIAQRVAGVGPRVVKAAACLYTMTPDRGFILDWHPRMKDVFVVSACSGHGFKHSAGIGETVAREVTHGGETELRPFSVSRFGR, translated from the coding sequence ATGGACAATCATGACGTCGCCGTCATCGGACTGGGCGCAATGGGAAGCGCCGTCCTGTACCAACTCTCGAAGGCCGGGGTCGATGTCGTCGGCATCGACCGCTTCGCGCCGCCGCACGCGCAGGGATCGAGCCACGGCGACACGCGCATCACACGGATGGCGGTCGGCGAGGGAGAGGATTACGTCCCCTTCGTGTTGCGCTCGCACGCGATCTGGAAAGAGCTGGAGGCGGCCACCGGCAAGCCGCTCCTGACCGAGTGCGGGGCGCTCATCGTTGCGCCGGGCGATCTCAAGAGTTCGCACCACGGCAAGCCCGACTTCCTGGCACGGACCTTTGTGGCGGCCGAGCGCTTCGCAATCCCGCATGAGCGGCTGGAGGCAAGCCAGATCCGAGCACGCTTCCCCCATCTTTCGGGGATCACCGACGACGCCGTCGCCTACTTCGAGCCGGGCGGCGGCTTCGTGCGTCCGGAACTGTGCATCGAAACGCAGCTTGTAGAGGCGCGCAGGCATGGCGCCCATCTGAAGACCGACACGACCGTCCTGGCGATCGAGGCGATCGACGGCGGCGTGCGGATAGAAACGGATGGCTGCACGATCCGCGCGCGGCGCGTGGTCGTCTGCGCCGGCGCCTGGAGTGCGGAGCTGCTTGGTGCACCGTTCGACGCTCTTCTTTCGGTCAACCGGCAGGTGCTCCACTGGTTCGAGCTCGAACGTCGCGAAGACGCAAGCGAACCTGTCATCATCTGGATGCACGGTGACGGCGACAGCGATTACTTCTACGGCTTCCCACCGCTGCCGGGAGAGGGCGCGCAGAAATTCGCGACCGAGACCTATCGCGAGACGACCACCGCCGACGCGATCGATCGTCAGGTGTTGCCGGCAGAATCGGCGGAATTCTTCCGAACGCATATCGCCCAGCGGGTTGCGGGTGTCGGCCCACGGGTGGTGAAGGCGGCCGCTTGCCTTTACACGATGACGCCCGATCGCGGCTTCATCCTGGATTGGCATCCGCGAATGAAGGATGTCTTCGTGGTCTCGGCCTGCTCCGGACATGGGTTCAAGCACTCGGCCGGTATTGGCGAAACCGTCGCACGGGAAGTCACCCATGGAGGCGAAACTGAGCTTCGGCCGTTTTCCGTATCACGCTTCGGGCGCTGA
- a CDS encoding FAD-binding oxidoreductase, with protein sequence MSASTPPDIFATDFVERPYWWDAAPPEEDLNSLPAAVDVAIVGSGYAGLSAAAELARAGRSVVVLDADALGAGASTRSGGMVSSGQKLVVGGAMKGVDQALFARLIEDSIGSFEHLKALVDGEGLDADLKITGRFFGAHGTRAKKRLDDMGHALRTMTGATVHSVARQDQHSAIGSDYYHGGIVIDDYGGLHPGKYNRALRDLARRRGAILRSHARVLGIDDSGAGKTVRTARGDIKAGEVVITTNGYTDRKATPELARRLVPVKSYQIATEPLPPELLAELIPGARMVSDTRRDIIYTRPSPDGTRLLFGSRPGILDRPDREAALGLYKRMVEIWPQLEGRRITHAWSGFVAMTRDKVARMGTIDNGVFAAGCNGNGVALMTYLGHQTALKLLRRQNRPAAFDGLPLDAIPAYDGRPYFLPVVAGWYRALDAVDRRFDNPSQ encoded by the coding sequence ATGAGCGCATCCACGCCCCCTGACATCTTCGCGACCGACTTTGTCGAGCGTCCCTACTGGTGGGACGCCGCGCCGCCCGAAGAGGACCTCAACTCCCTTCCGGCCGCCGTGGATGTCGCCATCGTCGGCTCTGGCTATGCAGGGTTATCCGCTGCCGCCGAACTTGCCCGCGCGGGGCGCTCGGTGGTGGTGCTGGATGCCGACGCGCTTGGGGCCGGCGCCAGCACGCGCTCGGGCGGCATGGTGTCGAGCGGCCAGAAGCTGGTCGTCGGCGGCGCGATGAAGGGCGTCGATCAGGCGTTGTTCGCACGGCTGATCGAAGACTCGATCGGCTCGTTCGAGCATCTGAAGGCCCTGGTCGACGGGGAAGGGCTGGATGCCGACCTCAAGATCACCGGCCGCTTCTTCGGCGCGCACGGGACGAGGGCGAAGAAGCGCCTGGACGATATGGGCCATGCGCTGCGGACGATGACCGGAGCGACCGTGCACTCCGTCGCCCGCCAGGATCAGCACAGCGCGATCGGCTCGGATTATTACCATGGCGGCATCGTCATCGACGATTACGGAGGCCTTCATCCCGGCAAGTACAACCGGGCGCTCCGCGATCTGGCACGCCGGCGCGGTGCGATCCTGCGTTCTCATGCGCGCGTCCTCGGTATCGACGATAGCGGAGCGGGCAAGACGGTGCGGACCGCCCGGGGAGACATCAAGGCGGGCGAGGTCGTCATCACCACCAATGGCTACACCGACCGCAAGGCGACGCCGGAGCTTGCAAGGCGGCTCGTGCCGGTCAAGTCCTATCAGATCGCGACCGAACCCCTGCCGCCGGAACTGCTTGCCGAGTTGATCCCCGGCGCGCGCATGGTGTCTGACACGCGGCGCGACATCATCTATACGCGCCCATCCCCAGACGGCACGCGCCTGCTCTTCGGCTCGCGGCCGGGCATTCTGGACAGGCCCGACCGCGAGGCCGCATTGGGTCTCTACAAACGGATGGTCGAGATCTGGCCGCAGCTCGAAGGCCGCAGGATTACCCATGCATGGAGCGGATTCGTGGCGATGACGCGCGACAAGGTCGCCCGCATGGGCACTATCGACAATGGTGTGTTCGCCGCCGGCTGCAACGGCAACGGCGTTGCACTGATGACCTATCTCGGGCATCAGACCGCACTCAAGCTGCTGCGCCGCCAGAACCGGCCGGCGGCCTTCGACGGGCTGCCGCTCGACGCGATCCCGGCCTATGACGGCCGGCCCTATTTTCTCCCGGTCGTCGCCGGCTGGTATCGGGCGCTGGATGCGGTCGATCGCCGCTTCGACAACCCAAGCCAATAA